The Cryptomeria japonica chromosome 6, Sugi_1.0, whole genome shotgun sequence genomic interval TAGTGTGTTGtaagttgtaagccttcttgcaagtgcaagccccttatattttgtaatatctcttcatatggccagtggattgatattgtgggtcataaatcccaccgtgatttttcctctttgaggttttccacatataactatgtgtgttatggtttttatttatgtgattggcttattggttgctttacttctttcaattatgtatgcattggtataccggttggtatatgcatgttttaataaagctaaaattgaactttctggtataacactgattcactcccccctcttagtgttattggattccaacatacacTTCTTTGTTCTCTCTGTTTGCTCATGTATTCTCCCTACTCCTTGCTTTGTATCCTAGTGATCTTTAGTTTCTCCTTCATTCTTGTTTGATGGGTTCTTTCTGGCTACTACTGCTTTGAGTCAGCTATGCTCTGTTCTTCCTTATTCTCCTCtctaattattatttttctctgtCTTCACAAAACCAAAATCCCCAAAAATTTTGGAAAATtccaaaaaatgttgtccaaaactgCTGCAATCTCACCAAAATCCCTCATAAAtgctttccattttattttctGGCTAAAACTACTGCAATCTCACCAAGACCCCTCATAAAtgctttccattttattttctAGACTTAAAACTCCCACtcaggatcatttctttagcatttcTCCTAACTGCAACTTATTTATGAGTTTGTGCAAGTGTGTTTGCAACTTAATTAAAAAACCCAAAATAAATCAGATGTTAAAATAAAACTCCTATCATATGGTTGTAGGTGAGGAGTCAACCAAATGATCTATGTTATGATGCCCTTGCATCACTATTTGACATCAAATGTGACACACTAGACATTACAAAGTTACGAACCCTTGCCCATGAATAATACAAAACCCTTTGTACAAACCCTCAAAAAAGATTTGACCTATAGCTACCATTGTTCAACCAGATTGTTCGCCCAACTTACAAAACCCACTTTCACAATCCAAAAAATCCTCTTTCACAGTCTGAAACAAGAAtggaaatcatgcaaaagatgtcGCATTAATACACATACCTCAAAAAAAATATGAGACTGCCATGGGTAAAATCCTCACCGCCCATGAACACCCACAAATTCTCTATAAAAACCAACCCACCCATGAACACTGCACACTACAATTACACAAAACAATCTCACATTAGCCCCTCACATTATAGAAAGTTTGCAAAGAATAGTCCCATTGCATGAAACAATGACCCAAAAAAGAGGTTTTTATAAAAAACACTTACATTGAACAAGGTTTCTTTACAAAAGGCCACCCAATTTCATAACTCAACCTTTTATGACACTCATGACCagagtgtagtcacacaaatctgtccattttaattaaatgaatatttcgtatttatttgattaaaaatcctctagccatcaattaattaaattaatatttagttaattcatctccaaacattcttctattaattaaataaattattcaatttattttaattaattcattaaatcaaatttcattcaattaattaaataaaatctatttatttaattaaatccccctattcctcttttaaataaattaaataaaacatttatttaaatcattatccccaccccacttgcattttcctacaaatgcaacttgcacacattttgaaataaatgaatttttattttaataaaatcctattttccctcacccaccaaatccacttgcaaaatctaatccccttctagattcttctaaccccttcctaattagcctaatccatcccctaattattgtcacattcctaagcaaaatggagtcacttctcaaatggcccaaagtcttggataaccattgaaggttttcaaccttcaaccaccaaaaaccccaaagtctttgaaaaccattaaaggcttccaactttcaaccacttaatccacaaagtctccaataaccattaatggttaacccaaactctcccacatggttaaagcatttgttttgactcaacctctatccaaccacaaaggtctcatcaagcatttaatgctttgaccatgattatctcttaatcatttgcacaaaggtttatccttggattaactcctaatccagtgggtaatcctaatttaggcttgactcttagcctttagataaccatgaggtcttctcaggcctttaatgcctccaacctcttctctcaacccaatcctgtgttgacacttgtcaccatttcattggtgcaaattgtgcacatggatccccaactttcaagcttgacccttgattaaacccttcaatcctggccatccattgctccattttcctataaatagagcccattccttcataatccaaatcctgaaaacttgtatgcatttagactatagacattttagagagcattttagcataaacaatctaaatcttgtctttttggtaaaatacttcattttagcattaaaatagctttttatttcacatttagagctattctataaatctcaatcctccataagcatccatagtgcaaaaagctgctgagagctacactattttggaacttggagaggagaggaacaagggagaagaagctaggagtatgttaggaggtatttggagatgcctcatcatgtttgctttgatagttaaatatgcttgcatgcttttagtctctctcttggtatgcctttttagattagtttccgattgactaacgctaactttttgtgtgttttgtgttgtttgatcttgaactaacaattgtgtcatttaggagggcatcacagaGTATATATGCTTCCACGTCCACGAGCTTAGAGCTCAGCCTTGGACAACCTGGAGAACATGCAAGAAGCATTGGGTTTTACAAACCACAAAAGGCTATAGGTGTCATGTTTTTCTTTTGGTCACCAAAATTGTGACCCTTCAAATAATTTTGctattttaaaattatcattacCATCCACCCCTGCATGAAGAAATAACTCAATTCTCTGTTGCTTTTAAAAATTTGTTGGCATTCCCTGGCCGCCTCCAATGGTGTCTATGTCCCCCATGTTTTCTCATAATAAAAACTTGTCTTGCCCCGTCTTGTCATCTATGACCTCCACATAAGATGGTATTCCATGTTATGATAGGTATTATCATGCCATGGTCATGTTGTTTTGTGTGGAAAATAACAAGAACCAATTAAAAACAAAGGCCCATTTTTTAAACAATAATTATTTCCTAAACTCTTTAATTGTAAACAATCATTTAATTTAGAAACAAAGACCCATTTAAAAGCAATTGTTAGTTTCGTAAACTCTTTAATTATCAACAATCACTTAAATTACAAACAAATCTTAACACAGTATAGATTCATTAGAATATACATCTCACGAGCTCTTAATCGCAACCCTTGGATAAGGAGAAAGTATGGCCGTTGGATTTAGGGCGATTTGGTGATAGGGTATCATATTTCTATTCTCCCTTTGAATTGAATGATAGTAGTTTTGTGGACTTTGATGCAATTTTCGTTGAAATAACTTACACATCCAATGCATAGTTGAATGATATTTTGGACTGTTTGAACCGGTGAACAGATTTCGAGAAACGTGCTTGACTCATGGTTCAACTACGGATTGTTTCCAGGCGCACAGATTTGGTAAAACGTACTTGACTCATTGAAGTATGCCTTAATTCATAAATATATTGAATGACGTATACCTTAGTTGAATATCATGAACAGATTTTTTGAGAGACATTCAAGATGAGTAAATTGTTTGAGGGTTTATTTGATTTAGATACCTTgaatatattttacaaattctAACTGTTACTATTATAAATAGTTGTTCTCATTCTCATTTGTGAACTACATTACGTTTTGATTCAAACAATACATTGTATAGTTTTACTTGCTTCTCAATGGCTCCTCCACCTACAGTTGCAATTCCCCAGGTTTCTGAACAAGAAGCCCAGATCGAGAAGCTAAAACTGTATGACATAATGCTGGGCGCAGCTAAGCCCATGGCTCTCAGAGCTGCTGTTTTGCTGAATATTCCGGACATAATTGCTGAGGCGTCAGGCTCTCTTACCCTAGAAGAAATCGCTGCTAGTATTTCAGCATCTACTGATAGCCCACCTCACATAGAATATCTGTTTCGTCTTCTGAGATTTCTAGCCTCCCAGGAAGTCTTTATTGAGATCCCACACCAGGAGGACTTCAGGCAGACTAAATATGGCCTTACAGGCCTTTCTAAATTACTTGTTAAGGAAACAAGAAAAGGAGGTGTGTCAGTGCAAAACTATGTTCCATATTTGTTGGCATTCAACAATGATAGTACCCTCAAGGGATGGCTTCATCTGCATGAGTCTGTGTTAGAAGGCCGCGGTGCCTTCGATAAGGCTTTTGGTATGAGTTTTTGGGACTACGTTGCAAAGAATCCTGAAACAAACAAGACATTCAACGAGGCCATGTCTTGTGACAGTCGTGCTGTCATGTCTAGTGTTGTGAAGATTTATGAGGAGGGATTTAAGAAGATAAATTCTTTGGTTGATGTTGGGGGAGGTTTGGGCTCTGCCTTGTCCAATATTGTGGAGAATTACAAACACATCAGAGGAATTAATTTTGACTTGCCTCATGTCATTGCTTCTGCACCTCCGGTCGCTGGTAAGGTTGATCTTGCTCAGTTTAAGTTTTTAAATGGATGAACAGTCTTATAAGAGTAGATGTGCTATTCTCAAGAACCTACTAACTCTGTACGCTTAACTAGTCTTAGGTCGTTTTAGTTTTGTTTTAATTACAAAATTAATAATCTTTTTTATATAAATGTGTGAATTTTAAAATTTGTAATAAATTGTTCTTTTCTCATGTGTATTAACACATATAATTATGAAAAATTATTGTTCATTAATATAATATTTTGTGTATCAAAATGACAGTAAGCTAATATGGTCTAGTTCCTAACATTATATGAGTACAATAAGCTAATGTGGGTTGGTGTTTAACATTGTAGGAGTACAACATGTGAGTGGCAATATGTTTGAACATATTCCATCAGCTGATGCAATCTTGATGAAGGTATATAATCTTAGGTTATATTTGtgtcaaatatataatttttaaagggtaatttaaattcaattgaaaatgttATTGCAGTGGGTTTTGCACGATTGGAATGATGATGATTGTGTCAGAGTGTTGAAAAGGTGTTATGAGGCTATACCAAAAAATGGAAAAGTCATAATCGTTGATGCCCTTATTGTTGAAGGGAAAAGAGAGGAAGATAACAAAGAAGAACTTCAAAGGGGTGTGGGACTAGAATTTGATATGGGAATGATGCTATTTTGTACTGGTGGAAAGGAGCGATCAGAGATGGAATTTAAACAAATTATTAGCAAAGCTGGTTTCAAAAGCTACACCATCTTCAAATTGCCATCTATTCAAACCATTATTGAAGTTTCCAAAATCTAAATCAGTATAGTTCAATATTTAAGGTTTTGATCAaaactatattattattatataaataaattaccATCATCATTTCAAGGAATCGTAAATTCATCACTTTTTTATGGGAGAGACAATTAGTAGTTCTTAGAACTCTTTGGATTGGTTTAGTTTCAAACTACGTTGAGTCACTTGATCTTTCGTTGTTGTTTCTCTTCTTCAATTGTTATGTGAGTGTTCTTGGTTGCTTCTAGCCCATGGGTTATTTGTTATATGATGGTCATTATAGTTATACTTTTTATTAGTTTTGTATAAGGTTTGTGGCCTTTCAAAACTTCtttttatcttttataaaaaaATGCTTTTTAGCTGtgcatatatatattcccatatgtTTAGTATAGTCATACTCAacttttcaaatttttattgaaaattcatcatatgatatttttttgttaaaaaaagtaATAGCACAATAGTATGTTTTACTTTGTTGTTTAAATGAAATGTTCTACTTAATATTTTAACCTATATTTTTACTTTCATAAAATTGATAATAATTTTAAGATAATGTCCACTAATAAATTTTAAGATATATTtgtttgtgtatatatatctataggtCAGCCGTGGCCAAAGGTGTAATTCCTGTTAtcttaaaatcaaaataaaaaataattacaaaactAAAATTGAACTCAAATCATGCAGTTAATCAGATACGACATGCCAGAGGAAAATTCATAAATCTGTTCAACCTTGACGTGAGAAAACAAATCACCATATTATCCTATAAACCAACCAAAAGTTCCCTAGAAATTTTGGTCAAGCCCTTCACCAACGCCTATTTCACAGACATCCTCTTAGCAGCCGCTAGATCAAAGATCCTTGCAATGAGGGCGAAATCCGGGAAAACCTCCATTTCGTTTATCTCTTCCATGATTGGCTGTTTCACCCTGTCAGGAAACTTCCCTGATGAGGTCCGCCCCATAATCTGAATGGTATTATTGTAAAAGGTCTGAAACACAATACCATCATGGACGTGGCCATCGCTCCACAATGCCTTCCCAATCACCTGCACAAATGGATTCACAGTCTCCGCCTTGTCATTGGTTTTGAATAAGTGATTTAGATGAGTATCTAAATCCTCCTCAGGACACAAGAAAACCACGCCAAACATCGACTCCATAGTGTTAGAATGTTCTAGATGTTCTGGTAATTTCTATCAGATTAGGAACTTTCTATATAGGTCAGTTCATTCTAGAATCTTCCATTTTGTATCCAAAGACCTCTATATAAGAGGCTCATGTAAATAATTGGAATAGAATCGATGTGAATGAATTTGATTATTGTGCAGTAGCACACAAACATCTTATTTTACTGTTTTAATGTATTTGTCTCTACCCACTgacaaagtggtatcagagcacaggtGCGAAGCCCACATTAGAGCCAGGGCAATATTGTGAAGCCCATATCCGTGTGCAGAGGAGGTTGCACATGTTAACTTAAATGAgtagagaaataatataataatgaatataaaataatAGAAAGAAAATAGCACGAAATGCAATACAAATTATAGTGGTTCATTACATAGGCTGTGTCTATTTTCAAAGAGGGAATACACTTCTATTAATTGATAATAAATACAAGACTGtacacatttatttatacattCACATTCAGCTGTGAAACCGAGAGTTAAGAGAAGGCGAATGGTCATTTGACCACTGGACTTCGCATTCCTAACAATCTCCCCCATGAAGGCCAACTAGTACAGCATGACAGCCCTCCTTCCATTTTAGATCTCATATTGCAACCAGGCCCATTGAAGATTTTAACTTCGCCAAACTTTGTTCATGAACACTATGGATATACCTTCTCCAGCTCAAATCGGGCTTAAAAATATTGTTGCCTACTACTCTTTTAGGCACAAACTTGTACATTAATTCACAATGAGGAATACCATGTTCGGCAAGTTCAAACTTACAATAAAAAACACCACTCATTCCTTCATCTTCATACACTTATTAACCAATTCCCTAGCTTGGAGGTTTTTGTTAGCTTTAGTATTTCCCACTATTTGATTCAGACGGTGTATTTCATCCTAAGAAGTAGATGAGGCTTTCTCCACACCTTCAACTTCCTTGTCTCCAACATCAAGCTACTCGACAATCTCTTGATGAAGTGCCATCTCTCCATCTTCCCTAGTTGCCGCAACATCTCTCTTTGTCACGTCCCATTCAACTTCTGACTTAGGCCTAATGAATGACGAAACAATTTTGTGATTTTTATCAATTAACTCCTCTAGATTCTCAGCATTACTCTCCTGCACTGCCTTTAAGGATCACTCACCAACTTCACTACCAGTAGTTTGTTGTGGCATAGGATCATTGATTGGTTAAAAACAGAGCAATTTTCCCAATGAATTGAGGTCGACATTAGACATTGTCTCCACCGTGGGATACTCCAAGACAAAAAAAGTCATGACAAGATTTCTTGCAAACCTTACCAACATCACTTGATGACTTGGAACCTTGCAGAGGTCTCGGTTGCAAACAAAAACTATTTAGGGAGCTGGAGATCATAATATCTTGTGCAACCTTGAGCTAGGTGCTCTCAACGACCTCCTTGAGCTCTATAATCCCTACACTCCTAGGATCTCAAATCACTAGGAACCCCAAATCCTCCTCTATCAACTCCTACCATTACTTCTCTAGCAAGGTATCTGACATAGATACAAGGTTCTCAGACCTTTTCTTCTGCTCCCAATCTACAATGGCCTCTTGTGGTTTCTTTTTATTGAAGAGAATCTTCTCAATCAACAAGAGATGCATGTCTGTGAGGAAAGAGTTTTTTGTCAAGTTCTGATGGGCCTTCCCATCACTTTCCTCTGCCTTAATTAAGGTCTCTTCAAAAAACTCCCATTCTTTCTTGAAGATGTCTTTTTCCAAATTCAATGACATAAAACCTCCAATATTTGTTGCATACAAATCAATTGGTCTATGAGTAAGATAATATCTTCCTTTAGCCTCACAAATTTGTCCTCTTGGTGTCTTTCAACATCATACGTCccatcttcttcaatttcatcttTACTCGCCTCAACATCCTCGATTTCAACCAAAACCTCCTCATTTTTCCAACAATCCCATCAATGTACATGATCGATTCTTTCAGTTTTCGCTAGACGAAAAATTGCTCTTTGCCAAATCTAAATTgtcaagaaattcttcaataataaaatgagtctcatcatcttcttccatattttctcaATCACTCaccaatctttgataccaatcATTAAGTTAAATGAGCAAAGAAAACACGTAATAATGAatataaaacaacaaaaagaaaataaaatgacaTGAGACATGAATTATAGTAGTTAACCATAAAGGCTAGGTCCACTCTCAAGCAGGGAATACACTTCTATTAATCTAATGCAGagaatccctggttcttggcaatattacatcaaccaaaaatatttctttttagtttgttttctattttccgGTTGAAGCATTTtttttctacattttcttgcatctactcaccggatcttgtggagctagattttgcTTGTGAACATGATTATTTTCCTTATTCTTGAGTAGCAGGATGTATGGATCATTTTCTAGAAAGTTATCGCTTCTGGATTCAGAGACAATTTCCTGGCTTAGAACattggaaccgcttggacctatttttctattggtgaatctttcggatcctttttgtagcttgtggagccccagttctttgattccaatgttccttggtttgtggttgaccttccctttcATCTGTACTTCTTTCTTTGAATTTTCTGGAGGATTCTCTTGCATGAAGACCAACCTGGTGGTTTACACATTTTGTCATGTTCATCTTTA includes:
- the LOC131067902 gene encoding (R,S)-reticuline 7-O-methyltransferase-like, which encodes MAPPPTVAIPQVSEQEAQIEKLKLYDIMLGAAKPMALRAAVLLNIPDIIAEASGSLTLEEIAASISASTDSPPHIEYLFRLLRFLASQEVFIEIPHQEDFRQTKYGLTGLSKLLVKETRKGGVSVQNYVPYLLAFNNDSTLKGWLHLHESVLEGRGAFDKAFGMSFWDYVAKNPETNKTFNEAMSCDSRAVMSSVVKIYEEGFKKINSLVDVGGGLGSALSNIVENYKHIRGINFDLPHVIASAPPVAGVQHVSGNMFEHIPSADAILMKWVLHDWNDDDCVRVLKRCYEAIPKNGKVIIVDALIVEGKREEDNKEELQRGVGLEFDMGMMLFCTGGKERSEMEFKQIISKAGFKSYTIFKLPSIQTIIEVSKI